Proteins from one Chroococcidiopsis sp. CCMEE 29 genomic window:
- a CDS encoding M28 family metallopeptidase, which yields MLVAVLVSLPTASVGQPGRAGADVEALVELGPRVAGTPVMEKASNYLIEEYRKAGYVTQVQTFTYSKFEELRASLTVGGTTINGRALNGSVAGKINAPLVTVPNVGRPADFAKVDVKGAIAIVRRGEIRFLEKAQNAANAGAIALVIVNTEPGNFYGTLGGAAKIPVLALTGEQGNPLIKRAHTERLKVGMNVNTRQRVVTGRNVIAHLKGVTKPSVLLGGHYDSVSGSPGANDNASGTAVVLEIARRLSGTPLGRQAWFVAFDGEEDGLHGSRAFVSAAQPQFLSGLKGMLNFDMVGVNDNLRVGGTPSLTALAKAAKNSISTFESYSGSDHAPFAAADVPVLFFYRGQEPNYHTPNDKQVDTRLLDETAQVGLDVVKQLLMSNSTSSFKPQTCNVS from the coding sequence ATGCTCGTAGCTGTCCTGGTTTCCTTACCTACAGCTAGTGTAGGACAACCTGGGCGTGCTGGAGCAGATGTTGAAGCTTTGGTTGAGCTTGGTCCACGAGTTGCAGGAACGCCAGTGATGGAAAAGGCTAGCAACTATCTGATCGAGGAGTACCGTAAGGCTGGCTATGTCACACAAGTTCAGACCTTCACTTACTCAAAGTTTGAAGAACTGAGAGCAAGCCTGACTGTGGGCGGAACGACAATTAACGGTCGGGCATTAAATGGATCGGTGGCTGGCAAGATAAATGCACCTCTGGTTACAGTCCCTAATGTGGGGAGACCTGCTGATTTCGCTAAGGTAGATGTTAAAGGTGCGATCGCCATCGTCCGGCGCGGCGAGATCCGCTTTCTCGAAAAGGCTCAAAATGCAGCGAATGCTGGAGCGATCGCTTTAGTTATCGTTAACACCGAACCCGGTAATTTTTACGGCACACTCGGCGGTGCAGCCAAAATTCCGGTGCTGGCGCTTACGGGTGAGCAAGGTAATCCTTTAATCAAGCGTGCCCACACTGAGCGGCTCAAGGTTGGTATGAACGTAAATACTCGCCAGCGAGTGGTTACAGGGCGTAACGTTATAGCTCATCTTAAGGGTGTTACCAAACCCAGTGTGTTGCTTGGTGGTCACTACGATTCAGTATCTGGTTCACCAGGCGCGAACGATAATGCTTCAGGAACAGCAGTTGTCCTCGAAATTGCCCGGAGATTGTCTGGCACGCCCCTCGGTCGTCAAGCTTGGTTTGTAGCCTTTGATGGCGAGGAAGATGGTCTACACGGTTCTAGAGCCTTTGTAAGTGCCGCTCAGCCGCAGTTCCTCTCAGGCCTCAAGGGGATGCTGAACTTCGATATGGTTGGTGTTAATGACAACTTGCGTGTCGGTGGTACACCGTCTCTGACTGCGCTTGCCAAAGCGGCTAAAAATTCGATTTCAACCTTTGAGTCCTATAGTGGCAGCGATCATGCACCGTTTGCAGCTGCGGATGTGCCAGTGTTGTTCTTTTATCGAGGTCAAGAACCGAACTACCATACGCCTAATGATAAGCAGGTAGACACAAGGCTGCTCGATGAAACTGCTCAGGTAGGACTTGATGTCGTCAAGCAACTGCTGATGTCTAACTCTACTTCATCTTTTAAACCCCAAACCTGCAATGTCTCTTAA